A genome region from Streptomyces sp. S4.7 includes the following:
- a CDS encoding alpha/beta hydrolase has protein sequence MPEPTTPSAAAPTVTPPGAGHRLVDVPGGRVHLVEQGTGPLVLMVHGFPESWYSWRHQLPALAAAGYRAVAVDVRGYGRSSKPPAVEDYRMLAHVADNVGVVHALGEETATIVGHDWGSNIAAGSALLRPDVFTAAALLSVPYAPRGGPRPTEAFARIGGDEEFYVSYFQTPGRAEAEIEPDVRGWLAGFYAGISGDTMPPEGEGSLFFVAPGGRLRDRFPAGRLPAWLSEADLDHYAGEFERTGTTGALNRYRNVDRDWEDLAAWDGAPLTQPSLFIGGGLDASLAWMSEAVRNFPSTLPGLVSSHILEGCGHWVQQERAEEVNGLLTRWLDALPAR, from the coding sequence ATGCCGGAGCCCACCACGCCGTCCGCGGCAGCGCCCACCGTCACCCCGCCCGGCGCCGGGCACCGTCTGGTGGACGTCCCCGGAGGCCGTGTCCACCTCGTGGAACAGGGCACCGGCCCCCTCGTCCTGATGGTCCACGGCTTCCCGGAGTCCTGGTACTCCTGGCGCCACCAGCTCCCCGCGCTCGCCGCCGCCGGATATCGCGCGGTGGCCGTCGACGTACGCGGCTACGGCCGTTCCTCGAAACCGCCGGCCGTGGAGGACTACCGGATGCTCGCCCATGTCGCCGACAACGTCGGAGTCGTCCACGCCCTCGGCGAGGAGACCGCGACGATCGTCGGCCACGACTGGGGATCGAACATCGCCGCCGGATCGGCGCTGCTGCGCCCCGACGTCTTCACCGCGGCGGCGCTCCTCAGCGTCCCGTACGCGCCGCGCGGCGGCCCCCGCCCCACCGAGGCGTTCGCGCGGATCGGCGGCGACGAGGAGTTCTACGTCAGCTACTTCCAGACCCCCGGCCGCGCCGAGGCGGAGATCGAACCCGACGTCCGGGGATGGCTCGCCGGGTTCTACGCGGGGATCTCCGGCGACACGATGCCGCCGGAAGGCGAGGGCAGCCTCTTCTTCGTGGCGCCCGGCGGCAGACTCCGCGACCGGTTCCCCGCCGGCCGGCTGCCCGCCTGGCTCTCGGAGGCCGATCTCGACCACTACGCGGGCGAGTTCGAGCGGACCGGGACGACCGGAGCGCTCAACCGCTACCGCAACGTCGACCGGGACTGGGAGGACCTGGCCGCCTGGGACGGCGCCCCGCTCACCCAGCCCTCCCTCTTCATCGGCGGTGGCCTCGACGCCTCCCTCGCGTGGATGTCCGAGGCCGTACGGAACTTCCCCAGCACCCTGCCCGGCCTGGTCTCCTCGCACATCCTCGAAGGCTGCGGCCACTGGGTGCAGCAGGAGCGCGCGGAGGAGGTCAACGGTCTGCTGACACGGTGGCTGGACGCGCTGCCGGCGCGCTGA
- a CDS encoding iron-containing redox enzyme family protein, translating to MRGRPGSRTPLPPSAATDAADPYGEDLHLALYLCYELHYRGFCGVDPAWEWDPALLAVRADLERRFLDALRADTKRRTDIDEALADLLVEPPDGTSTSHYLKDEGELWHLREYAAQRSVYHLKEADPHAWVIPRLRGRAKAAMAAVEFDEFGAGRADRMHSRLFAGLMTDLGLDTAYGRYVDAAAGEMLASVNLMSMFGLHRALRGALVGHFAAAEMVSSPTSRRLAEAMRRTEAGEAAVHFYTTHVADDASHEQLVRHEVVGGLLEDEPWLEGDVAFGVDATGVLEARLADKLLPAWRDGLSGLRTPL from the coding sequence CTGCGTGGCCGCCCCGGTTCCAGGACCCCCCTTCCGCCGAGCGCCGCGACGGACGCCGCCGACCCGTACGGCGAGGACCTGCACCTCGCGCTCTACCTCTGCTACGAACTGCACTACCGCGGATTCTGCGGCGTCGACCCCGCCTGGGAGTGGGACCCCGCGCTGCTCGCCGTCCGCGCCGATCTCGAACGCCGCTTCCTCGACGCGCTGCGGGCGGACACCAAACGCCGCACCGACATCGACGAGGCACTCGCCGACCTCCTCGTCGAACCGCCGGACGGCACGAGCACGTCCCATTACCTCAAGGACGAGGGAGAGCTGTGGCACCTGCGCGAGTACGCCGCCCAGCGTTCCGTCTACCACCTCAAGGAGGCCGACCCGCACGCCTGGGTGATCCCACGGCTGCGCGGCAGGGCCAAGGCGGCGATGGCCGCCGTCGAGTTCGACGAGTTCGGCGCCGGCCGGGCGGACCGGATGCATTCTCGGCTCTTCGCGGGCCTCATGACGGACCTCGGGCTGGACACGGCGTACGGCCGGTACGTCGACGCGGCGGCGGGGGAGATGCTGGCGAGCGTGAACCTCATGTCGATGTTCGGTCTGCACCGCGCGCTGCGCGGCGCCCTGGTGGGCCACTTCGCCGCCGCCGAGATGGTCTCATCGCCCACGTCCCGCAGACTGGCGGAGGCCATGCGCCGCACGGAGGCGGGAGAGGCGGCCGTGCACTTCTACACCACCCATGTGGCGGACGACGCGTCCCACGAACAGCTCGTCCGCCACGAGGTCGTCGGCGGACTGCTGGAGGACGAGCCATGGCTGGAGGGGGACGTGGCCTTCGGCGTCGACGCCACCGGCGTACTGGAGGCGCGCCTCGCCGACAAGCTGCTCCCCGCCTGGCGCGACGGTCTCTCCGGCCTGCGCACGCCCCTTTGA
- a CDS encoding DUF6296 family protein, whose amino-acid sequence MAYPERYELVFEEPAPADPAGPPVPREDVERDVVTVRRTAKAGAGGFPVYEDDTGIVRAEISDRGEVRMLASGGQQAPSTPVTARSLGS is encoded by the coding sequence ATGGCCTACCCGGAACGCTATGAGCTGGTGTTCGAGGAACCGGCACCGGCGGACCCGGCCGGGCCGCCGGTGCCACGGGAGGACGTCGAACGGGACGTGGTGACGGTACGGCGTACCGCGAAGGCCGGAGCGGGCGGATTTCCCGTCTACGAGGACGACACCGGCATCGTGCGCGCGGAGATCAGCGACCGGGGCGAGGTACGGATGCTGGCCAGCGGGGGCCAGCAGGCGCCCAGCACCCCGGTGACGGCGCGGTCGCTCGGCTCGTGA
- a CDS encoding SAM-dependent methyltransferase: protein MNAGTPKSQVDTSKPHPARVYDWLLGGKDNYPVDRAVGEQLPDLGKRSARQNRAFMHRASAWLAGQGVDQFLDIGTGIPTAPNLHQIVQEINPKARVVYTDNDPIVLRHAEALLFSSAEGATDYIEADVREPKAILDHARRHLDFDRPVAVSLIALMHFIPDSDGPYDITRTLLDALAPGSHLVLSHGTFDFHKELEAQITGTYGKGGIELRFRTRDEVARFFDGLDLVEPGLVTGPEWYKDTAAPEPEENAVYAGVARVS, encoded by the coding sequence ATGAACGCAGGTACACCCAAGTCCCAGGTCGACACGAGCAAGCCCCACCCGGCACGGGTGTACGACTGGCTTCTGGGCGGCAAGGACAACTACCCCGTCGACCGGGCCGTCGGGGAGCAGCTGCCCGACCTGGGCAAGCGCAGCGCCAGGCAGAACCGCGCCTTCATGCACCGCGCGTCCGCGTGGCTGGCCGGCCAGGGCGTCGACCAGTTCCTCGACATCGGCACCGGCATCCCGACCGCGCCGAACCTCCACCAGATAGTCCAGGAGATCAACCCGAAGGCGCGGGTCGTCTACACGGACAACGACCCCATCGTCCTGCGGCACGCCGAGGCGCTGCTGTTCAGCAGCGCGGAGGGCGCGACCGACTACATCGAGGCGGATGTACGCGAGCCCAAGGCGATCCTCGACCACGCGCGGAGGCACCTGGACTTCGACCGGCCGGTGGCGGTCTCCCTCATCGCGCTGATGCACTTCATCCCGGACAGCGACGGTCCGTACGACATCACCCGCACCCTCCTCGACGCGCTCGCGCCCGGCAGTCATCTGGTGCTGTCGCACGGCACCTTCGACTTCCACAAGGAGCTGGAGGCCCAGATCACCGGGACCTACGGCAAGGGCGGTATCGAGCTGCGGTTCCGTACCCGGGACGAGGTCGCGCGGTTCTTCGACGGCCTCGATCTCGTCGAGCCCGGACTCGTCACCGGACCCGAGTGGTACAAGGACACGGCCGCTCCCGAGCCCGAGGAGAACGCCGTCTACGCGGGAGTCGCCCGCGTCTCCTGA
- a CDS encoding helix-turn-helix transcriptional regulator gives MSEPRSAPTIGQIVLSRQLLALREKAGLTRDQAGQLLRVTAATVRRMEMAEVALKVPYLQILLPAYDVPGDEIDVFLRLADEANKPGWWQRFHDVLPDWFSGYVSLEEAAVTIRCYEPHFVPGLLQTEEYARQILTRGALGQQMSDPTRIDRQVALRLERQSLLTSTDAPVFWAVLDETVLRRHVGSPDVMRAQVDRLLEASELPNVTLQIAEFAAGHHPGTYSPFVLFRFGIPEVRDMVYIEYLTGALYLDEDSEVSEHMEAMDRMVAHAESASRTRQLLSDFRATL, from the coding sequence ATGAGCGAGCCACGGTCGGCTCCGACGATCGGTCAGATCGTGCTCAGCAGACAGCTGTTGGCGCTGCGTGAGAAGGCGGGGCTCACCCGGGACCAGGCAGGTCAGCTGCTGCGGGTCACGGCCGCCACCGTACGCCGGATGGAGATGGCCGAGGTCGCCCTCAAGGTCCCGTATCTGCAGATTCTTCTTCCCGCCTACGACGTCCCCGGCGACGAGATCGACGTCTTCCTCCGGCTGGCCGACGAGGCCAACAAGCCCGGCTGGTGGCAGCGGTTCCACGACGTGCTCCCCGACTGGTTCAGCGGCTACGTCAGCCTCGAAGAGGCCGCGGTGACCATCCGGTGCTACGAACCGCACTTCGTGCCGGGGCTGCTCCAGACCGAGGAGTACGCGCGGCAGATCCTCACCAGGGGCGCCCTGGGACAGCAGATGTCCGACCCGACGCGGATCGACCGCCAGGTCGCGCTGCGTCTGGAGCGCCAGTCGCTGCTGACCAGCACCGACGCACCCGTCTTCTGGGCCGTGCTGGACGAGACGGTGCTGCGCCGCCACGTCGGGTCGCCGGACGTGATGCGCGCGCAGGTCGACCGGCTGCTCGAAGCGAGCGAACTGCCGAACGTGACGTTGCAGATCGCCGAGTTCGCCGCCGGCCACCACCCCGGCACGTACAGCCCCTTCGTGCTGTTCCGCTTCGGCATCCCCGAGGTGCGGGACATGGTCTACATCGAGTATCTGACCGGCGCGCTGTATCTCGACGAGGACAGCGAGGTCTCCGAACACATGGAGGCCATGGACCGGATGGTGGCCCACGCGGAGTCCGCGAGCCGTACGAGGCAGCTGCTGTCCGACTTCCGCGCCACGCTGTGA
- a CDS encoding alkaline phosphatase D family protein has product MGNHLPEFRAAARRIDRRQFVTRAGAAAVLAFAANMPSAGAATARRLNPMAISENPFTLGVASGDPQPGTALLWTRLAPEPYTADSGLPAERVEVEWEVAHDELFAVLVKSGTATAHPEFHHSVRVEVAGLAADRVYYYRFRAGTWISPVGRTRTAPLAASRITELKFATLSCQAYYHGYFTAYRHLAAEDLDVVVHLGDYLYEYAVTAVGGARNYTDRRLPAHYNRETVTLQDYRLRYGLYKSDPDLMAAHAAHPFVVTWDDHETENNYADETPENDVPPEEFLLRRAAAYRAYWENQPLRTPQQPTGPDMRLYRRLHFGQLAQFDILDTRQYRSNQVQGANWQVPGPESEDPTRTMTGETQERWLLDGWQSSDATWNLLAQQVTFAQRRDVPRADFKLSMDQWDGYPASRTRVLNGAKAAGLDNLMVLTGDVHVGYGFDLKEDFDDANSRVVGTEIATTSVSSDMDGAEKPSNWSNLTSANPHMKYYNGRRGYTTFTLAEDRATVTFNTLTAVTKPGSALTEAASFVTEAGSPGLKPA; this is encoded by the coding sequence ATGGGAAATCATCTGCCGGAATTCCGCGCTGCCGCGCGCCGTATCGACCGCCGTCAGTTCGTCACCCGCGCCGGCGCCGCGGCCGTGCTCGCCTTCGCGGCGAACATGCCGTCCGCCGGCGCGGCGACCGCCCGCCGGCTCAACCCCATGGCCATCAGCGAGAACCCGTTCACACTGGGCGTCGCCTCGGGCGACCCGCAGCCCGGCACGGCCCTGCTCTGGACCCGGCTGGCGCCCGAGCCGTACACGGCGGACAGCGGCCTGCCGGCCGAGCGGGTCGAGGTGGAGTGGGAAGTCGCCCACGACGAACTCTTCGCCGTACTCGTCAAGAGCGGCACCGCGACCGCCCACCCCGAGTTCCACCACAGCGTGCGCGTCGAGGTCGCGGGCCTGGCGGCCGACCGTGTCTACTACTACCGCTTCCGGGCCGGCACCTGGATCAGCCCGGTCGGCCGCACCCGCACCGCCCCGCTCGCCGCGTCCCGGATCACCGAGCTGAAATTCGCCACGCTCTCCTGCCAGGCCTACTACCACGGCTACTTCACCGCGTACAGGCACCTGGCCGCCGAGGACCTCGACGTCGTCGTCCACCTCGGCGACTACCTGTACGAGTACGCCGTGACAGCGGTCGGCGGCGCCCGCAACTACACCGACCGCAGACTCCCCGCGCACTACAACCGCGAGACCGTCACGTTGCAGGACTACCGGCTGCGTTACGGCCTCTACAAGTCCGACCCGGACCTGATGGCCGCGCACGCCGCGCACCCGTTCGTCGTGACGTGGGACGACCACGAGACCGAGAACAACTACGCGGACGAGACGCCCGAGAACGACGTGCCGCCGGAGGAGTTCCTGCTCCGCAGGGCCGCCGCCTACCGCGCGTACTGGGAGAACCAGCCGCTGCGCACCCCGCAGCAGCCCACCGGCCCCGACATGCGGCTCTACCGCCGCCTCCACTTCGGACAGCTCGCCCAGTTCGACATCCTCGACACCCGCCAGTACCGCTCCAACCAGGTGCAGGGCGCCAACTGGCAGGTCCCGGGGCCGGAGTCCGAGGACCCGACGCGCACCATGACCGGCGAGACGCAGGAGCGCTGGCTGCTCGACGGCTGGCAGAGCTCGGACGCCACCTGGAACCTGCTGGCCCAGCAGGTGACGTTCGCCCAGCGCCGCGACGTGCCCCGCGCGGACTTCAAACTGTCGATGGACCAGTGGGACGGCTACCCGGCCTCCCGCACACGCGTCCTGAACGGCGCGAAGGCGGCCGGTCTCGACAACCTGATGGTGCTCACCGGCGACGTGCACGTCGGCTACGGCTTCGACCTGAAGGAGGACTTCGACGACGCCAACTCCCGTGTCGTGGGCACGGAGATCGCCACGACATCGGTGAGCAGCGACATGGACGGCGCCGAGAAGCCGTCCAACTGGTCCAACCTCACCTCCGCCAACCCGCACATGAAGTACTACAACGGGCGCCGGGGTTACACCACGTTCACACTCGCCGAGGACCGGGCGACGGTCACCTTCAATACACTCACCGCCGTGACGAAACCGGGCTCCGCACTCACCGAAGCGGCGTCATTCGTCACGGAAGCGGGTAGTCCGGGACTGAAGCCCGCATGA
- a CDS encoding glycoside hydrolase family 3 N-terminal domain-containing protein, producing the protein MTLEEKLGQLYGLWAGASSNGAEVAPHQHDMDEPPSLDELIPHGLGQLTRPFGTVPVDPALGALSLMRTQQRIVAGNRFGIPALAHDECLAGFAAWGATTYPVPLSWGAAFDPGLVRTMAAAIGRDMRSVGIHQGLAPVLDVVRDARWGRVEETIGEDPYLVGTIATAYVQGLESTGLVATLKHFVGYSASRAGRNLAPVSMGPRERADVMLPPFEMAVRESDARSVMSAYTDTDGMPGAADEESLTGLLRDVWGFEGTVVADYFGIAFLKTLHGVAAGWADAAVAALTAGVDVELPTVKTFGQPLRDAIAAGDVPGAVVDRALRRVLTQKAQLGLLDPGWSPVPPALAGADLDAPHRLRNSVDLDSAAHRDISRRLAERSVILLRNDGVLPLERPARIAVVGPQADTPAAVLGCYSFPVHVGSQHPDTPAGVQLPTLLQGLMSEFPGCEIVTAAGCGVDSPVTDGFAAALRAVRGADVIVAALGDRAGLFGRGTSGEGCDAESLALPGVQQQLLDTLLDTGTPVVVTLLAGRPYALGGEAVEASAAIVQTFFPGQEGVRALSGVLSGRVDPSGRLPVSVPRRPGGQPSTYLAARLAQAGDSSNIDPTPEFGFGHGLTYTTFVWSELTADSTAPTDGELRLSCTVRNTGRRAGTEVVQLYLHDPVASVVQPVQRLIGYLRVPLEPGEAARISATVPADLASFTGRAGRRVVEPGELELRLAASSTDTRLTARAVLTGPVREVDHTRALHARICRETR; encoded by the coding sequence ATGACCTTGGAGGAGAAGCTGGGCCAGCTGTACGGACTGTGGGCGGGCGCCTCGTCGAACGGCGCCGAAGTCGCCCCGCACCAGCACGACATGGACGAGCCGCCCTCACTCGACGAGCTGATCCCTCACGGACTCGGCCAGTTGACCCGGCCGTTCGGCACGGTCCCCGTCGATCCCGCCCTCGGCGCGCTCTCCCTGATGCGTACTCAGCAACGGATCGTCGCGGGCAACCGGTTCGGCATCCCCGCGCTCGCGCACGACGAGTGCCTGGCGGGCTTCGCCGCCTGGGGAGCCACCACCTATCCGGTGCCACTGTCCTGGGGCGCCGCCTTCGACCCCGGACTCGTCCGGACGATGGCTGCCGCGATCGGGCGCGACATGCGGTCCGTCGGCATCCACCAGGGGCTGGCCCCGGTGCTCGACGTGGTGCGCGACGCGCGTTGGGGCCGGGTCGAGGAGACCATCGGCGAGGACCCGTATCTGGTCGGCACCATCGCCACCGCGTACGTCCAAGGACTGGAGTCCACCGGTCTCGTGGCCACCCTCAAGCACTTCGTCGGGTACTCGGCCTCCCGTGCCGGCCGCAATCTGGCCCCGGTGAGCATGGGCCCCAGGGAGCGCGCCGACGTCATGCTCCCGCCCTTCGAGATGGCGGTCAGGGAGAGCGACGCGCGGTCGGTGATGAGCGCGTACACCGACACCGACGGCATGCCCGGCGCCGCCGACGAGGAGTCGCTGACCGGGCTGCTCCGGGACGTCTGGGGCTTCGAAGGCACGGTCGTGGCCGATTACTTCGGCATCGCGTTCCTCAAGACCCTGCACGGCGTGGCCGCCGGCTGGGCAGACGCGGCGGTGGCGGCGCTGACCGCGGGTGTCGATGTCGAACTGCCCACCGTGAAGACGTTCGGGCAGCCGCTGCGGGACGCGATCGCCGCCGGGGACGTACCGGGGGCGGTGGTCGACCGGGCGCTGCGGCGGGTGCTGACCCAGAAGGCACAACTCGGTCTGCTCGACCCCGGCTGGAGCCCGGTGCCGCCCGCGCTGGCCGGCGCCGACCTCGACGCGCCGCACCGGCTGCGCAACAGCGTGGACCTGGACTCCGCCGCGCACCGGGACATCTCGCGCCGCCTCGCGGAGCGGTCGGTGATCCTGCTGCGCAACGACGGCGTCCTGCCGCTGGAGCGGCCCGCCCGGATCGCGGTCGTCGGGCCCCAGGCCGACACGCCCGCGGCGGTTCTCGGTTGCTACTCCTTCCCCGTGCACGTCGGGTCCCAGCACCCCGACACTCCCGCCGGGGTGCAACTGCCCACCCTGCTCCAGGGGTTGATGTCGGAGTTCCCCGGCTGCGAGATCGTCACCGCGGCAGGCTGCGGCGTCGACTCGCCGGTCACCGACGGATTCGCCGCCGCGCTGCGGGCGGTGCGCGGCGCGGACGTCATCGTCGCGGCTCTCGGCGACCGGGCGGGGCTGTTCGGCCGGGGGACGAGCGGGGAGGGCTGCGACGCGGAGTCGCTGGCCCTGCCCGGGGTGCAGCAGCAGTTGCTCGACACACTGCTGGACACCGGTACCCCGGTGGTGGTCACGCTGCTCGCCGGGCGGCCGTACGCGCTGGGCGGTGAGGCCGTCGAGGCGTCGGCGGCGATCGTGCAGACGTTCTTCCCGGGCCAGGAGGGCGTGCGGGCGCTCTCGGGCGTGCTGAGCGGCCGGGTCGACCCTTCGGGCCGGTTGCCGGTGAGCGTTCCCCGGCGCCCTGGCGGGCAGCCGTCCACCTATCTGGCGGCGCGGCTGGCACAGGCGGGCGACTCCTCGAACATCGACCCGACCCCCGAGTTCGGATTCGGGCACGGGCTGACGTACACCACGTTCGTCTGGTCCGAACTGACCGCCGACAGCACCGCGCCGACCGACGGTGAGTTGCGGCTGTCCTGCACCGTGCGCAACACCGGCCGCCGGGCGGGCACGGAGGTGGTGCAGCTGTATCTGCACGATCCGGTCGCCTCGGTCGTGCAGCCGGTCCAGCGCCTGATCGGCTATCTGCGCGTCCCGCTGGAGCCGGGCGAGGCGGCGAGGATCAGTGCCACCGTCCCCGCCGATCTCGCCTCCTTCACCGGACGCGCCGGGCGGCGCGTCGTGGAGCCGGGCGAGTTGGAGCTGCGGCTCGCCGCCTCCAGTACCGACACCCGGCTCACCGCGCGGGCCGTCCTGACCGGCCCCGTACGGGAGGTGGACCACACACGCGCGCTGCACGCCCGGATATGCCGGGAGACGCGGTAG
- a CDS encoding carbohydrate ABC transporter permease — translation MTRHRPNYLAGVGVTLWLFVVALPLYVMLGAGVQSRADYGASGPLGFPDHFTLSNYVDSFSNGFGRYFVNTLIVTASVVAIVVLLVPPLAFAIVRNRGRTTSGVLRLFLLGLAIPAQAVIVPMFYVISKAGLYDNLIGVILPTAAFCMPVCVLILTGTMRDITDDLFEAMAIDGADARRVFFRLVMPLSKSGLSTVVVFAALQAWNGFLFPLVLTQSEETKVITLGLYNFQTQYGVDIPGLLAAVVLSTVPVLLVYLFARRALVQGLMGVGGK, via the coding sequence GTGACCAGGCATCGCCCCAACTACCTGGCGGGCGTGGGCGTCACGCTCTGGCTGTTCGTCGTCGCTCTGCCGCTGTACGTCATGCTCGGAGCCGGTGTGCAGTCGCGCGCCGACTACGGCGCGAGCGGCCCGCTGGGCTTCCCGGACCACTTCACCCTGTCCAACTACGTCGACAGCTTCTCGAACGGATTCGGCCGCTACTTCGTCAACACCCTGATCGTGACGGCCAGTGTGGTGGCGATCGTCGTGCTCCTCGTACCACCCCTGGCGTTCGCGATCGTCCGCAACCGGGGCCGGACCACCTCCGGCGTCCTCCGCCTCTTCCTGCTGGGCCTGGCGATCCCCGCCCAGGCGGTGATCGTGCCGATGTTCTACGTCATCAGCAAGGCCGGTCTCTACGACAACCTCATCGGCGTCATCCTGCCGACGGCGGCGTTCTGCATGCCGGTCTGCGTCCTCATCCTGACCGGCACCATGCGTGACATCACCGACGACCTCTTCGAGGCGATGGCCATCGACGGGGCCGACGCGCGGCGGGTGTTCTTCCGGCTCGTCATGCCGCTGTCGAAGAGCGGGCTGTCCACCGTCGTGGTGTTCGCCGCGCTCCAGGCGTGGAACGGGTTCCTGTTCCCGCTCGTGCTCACCCAGTCCGAGGAGACCAAGGTGATCACTCTCGGCCTCTACAACTTCCAGACCCAGTACGGCGTCGACATCCCCGGCCTGCTGGCCGCCGTGGTGCTGTCCACCGTGCCCGTCCTGCTCGTCTACCTGTTCGCCCGCCGAGCCCTGGTCCAGGGGCTGATGGGTGTCGGAGGAAAGTGA
- a CDS encoding sugar ABC transporter permease yields MVSPTSPVKDGRRRPVHPPGQAGAAARLRTGRPGIGWALPAVVFFALFAVGPLVLVAVLSFTTWSGLGSPEFAGFDNWVTLFHDPVMIKSLWLSVLLTALGVVVQTPLSILLGVWAAGPQRNRAVLSAVFFVPLLLSATAVSVLWRALLEPNFGIPSQATWLFGDGNLLGDRTGAIAVLVLVSTWQFTPLHALIYQGAARAIPAVLYQAAEIDGAGRVRQFFHITLPQLRNSVITSVILMVVGGLTTFDTVLILTQGGPGTDTTISAYYMYQKAFKGFEFGAGAAIALLLVVVATAVSLIVVRVSGYDKMAGTKEGM; encoded by the coding sequence ATGGTTTCTCCCACCTCCCCCGTGAAGGACGGGCGCCGCCGGCCGGTCCACCCCCCGGGGCAGGCCGGCGCCGCGGCCCGCCTCAGGACCGGCCGGCCCGGAATCGGCTGGGCGCTGCCCGCCGTCGTGTTCTTCGCGCTGTTCGCCGTCGGGCCGCTGGTACTGGTGGCGGTCCTGTCCTTCACCACCTGGTCGGGCCTGGGCTCACCGGAGTTCGCCGGGTTCGACAACTGGGTCACGCTGTTCCACGACCCGGTGATGATCAAGAGTCTGTGGCTGAGCGTGCTGCTCACCGCCCTGGGGGTGGTGGTCCAGACGCCGCTGAGCATCCTGCTCGGCGTCTGGGCGGCGGGCCCGCAGCGCAACCGGGCCGTGCTGTCGGCGGTCTTCTTCGTCCCGCTGCTGCTGTCGGCCACCGCCGTGTCGGTCCTCTGGCGGGCCCTGCTGGAGCCGAACTTCGGGATCCCGTCGCAGGCCACCTGGCTGTTCGGGGACGGCAACCTCCTGGGCGACCGTACGGGAGCCATCGCCGTGCTCGTCCTGGTGAGCACCTGGCAGTTCACCCCGCTGCACGCGCTGATCTACCAGGGCGCGGCCCGCGCGATCCCGGCCGTGCTGTACCAGGCGGCGGAGATCGACGGCGCCGGGCGGGTGCGCCAGTTCTTCCACATCACCCTGCCGCAGCTGCGCAACTCCGTCATCACGTCGGTGATCCTCATGGTGGTCGGTGGTCTCACCACCTTCGACACGGTGCTGATCCTCACCCAGGGCGGGCCGGGCACCGACACCACCATCAGCGCCTACTACATGTACCAGAAGGCCTTCAAGGGCTTCGAGTTCGGCGCGGGCGCGGCCATCGCGCTGCTGCTGGTCGTGGTGGCCACGGCGGTCTCGCTGATCGTGGTGCGGGTCTCCGGCTACGACAAGATGGCCGGCACCAAGGAGGGCATGTGA